A window of Zingiber officinale cultivar Zhangliang chromosome 5A, Zo_v1.1, whole genome shotgun sequence contains these coding sequences:
- the LOC121981075 gene encoding 50S ribosomal protein L1, chloroplastic-like: MAMAAIANPCALSPTTALASQKLVAPHFVSPLCPSSSSSSYPSLAFHKLHILIKPRLQIAPRRFEVSPLRAELSAVADPETDLEDGEAGSESAVATVAAPTKTKTGKAALPLKRDRTRSKRFLEIQKLRENKKEYDVPAAVSLLKQTASTKFVESTEAHFRLNIDPKYNDQQLRATVNLPKGTGQTVKVAVLTQGAKIDEAMNAGADIVGGEELIEQIKGGFMDFDKLIASPDMMPKVASLGKLLGPRGLMPNPKAGTVTTDIPQAIQEFKKGKVEYRVDKTGIVHVPFGKVNFSEEDLIINLMAALRSIETNKPSGAKGVYWKSIHICSSMGPSIRLNIREALDYKSPAA, encoded by the exons ATGGCGATGGCTGCCATCGCTAACCCTTGCGCCCTCTCGCCGACCACCGCCCTCGCCTCCCAAAAGCTCGTTGCTCCTCACTTTGTCTCGCCTCTctgcccctcctcctcctcctcatcttaCCCTTCCTTGGCCTTCCACAAGCTTCACATCCTTATCAAACCACGACTTCAGATCGCTCCTAGAAGGTTCGAAGTTTCCCCGCTTCGCGCTGAGCTCTCAGCCGTCGCCGACCCGGAGACCGATCTCGAGGATGGTGAAGCCGGATCCGAATCGGCCGTCGCCACCGTCGCCGCTCCGACCAAAACCAAGACCGGCAAGGCCGCTTTGCCCCTCAAGAGGGATAGG ACAAGGTCCAAACGTTTTTTGGAGATACAGAAATTGAGGGAGAACAAGAAGGAGTATGATGTGCCCGCTGCAGTCTCGCTTCTCAAGCAGACGGCGAGCACGAAATTTGTGGAGTCCACAGAGGCGCATTTCCGCCTCAACATCGATCCTAAGTACAACGACCAGCAGCTGAGGGCCACG GTGAATCTGCCGAAGGGGACTGGGCAGACTGTTAAAGTGGCTGTGCTAACCCAAG GTGCAAAAATTGATGAAGCCATGAATGCTGGAGCTGATATAGTTGGTGGAGAGGAATTAATAGAGCAGATAAAAGGTGGATTTATGGATTTTGATAAGTTAATTGCTTCTCCAGATATGATGCCCAAG GTTGCCAGTTTGGGAAAACTTTTAGGTCCACGTGGACTTATGCCTAATCCTAAAGCTGGTACAGTCACCACTGATATACCTCAG GCTATCCAAGAATTCAAGAAAGGTAAAGTCGAATACCGGGTGGATAAGACTGGGATTGTTCACGTACCTTTTGGGAAGGTTAATTTTTCAGAGGAAGACCTTATTATCAATCTGATGGCTGCACTA AGATCAATTGAAACAAACAAGCCTTCCGGTGCAAAAGGAGTATACTGGAAGAGTATTCATATTTGTTCATCAATGGGACCTTCAATTCGATTGAACATAAGAGAAGCACTGGACTACAAATCCCCTGCAGCGTAG
- the LOC121981072 gene encoding uncharacterized protein LOC121981072, producing the protein MGQKPSWFLPPTINLNFLHSHLGTFLPTASLSSASPATPQFNPLPSPPLPHAERHQYKLYFPRSMVECLTSCLRLVLPRRAQPDSALAVSPAPILQRPRPRRISSERGCAVPLFRPYVASVPWHGGVRGFFSQLFPRYGRYCGPNWSSGKDGGSMLWDQRPVDWLDFCCYCHDIGYDSYDQAKLLKADLSFLECLEQPRMASKGGGAPAAIIYRAMCIAGLRTILIPYRMHLVRVQSGPSFLDAFNNLINKSSSSTNNEATKCKEML; encoded by the exons ATGGGGCAGAAGCCCTCATGGTTTCTTCCCCCGACCATCAACCTCAACTTCCTCCACTCTCACCTCGGCACCTTCCTCCCCACCGCCTCACTCTCCTCCGCCTCACCCGCTACCCCCCAATTCAACCCTctcccctcccctccccttccCCATGCCGAGAGACATCAATACAAGCTCTACTTCCCACGGTCAATGGTCGAATGCCTGACGAGCTGTCTCCGCTTGGTTCTACCGCGTCGGGCGCAGCCCGATTCCGCCCTCGCGGTTTCTCCGGCTCCGATCTTGCAGCGTCCGAGGCCTCGGCGGATTTCGTCGGAGCGCGGCTGCGCAGTCCCTCTTTTCAGGCCGTATGTCGCCTCCGTGCCCTGGCATGGGGGTGTGCGGGGATTCTTCTCGCAGCTGTTCCCACGGTACGGCCGCTACTGCGGTCCTAATTGGTCCAGCGGCAAGGATGGCGGTTCTATGCTGTGGGATCAGAGGCCCGTTGATTGGCTCGACTTTTGTTGCTACTGTCATGATATCGGCTACGACTCTTACGATCAGGCGAAATTGCTGAAGGCGGACCTCTCCTTCCTGGAATGCCTGGAGCAGCCGAGGATGGCCTCGAAAGGTGGAGGTGCTCCAGCTGCAATCATCTACCGAGCTATGTGCATTGCAG GGCTGAGGACCATATTGATACCTTATAGGATGCACCTAGTTAGAGTGCAATCTGGGCCATCATTCTTGGATGCGTTCAACAACTTGATAAATAAATCGAGTTCATCTACCAATAATGAGGCTACAAAGTGCAAAGAAATGTTGTGA
- the LOC121981073 gene encoding uncharacterized protein LOC121981073 — MTQKGSLFKGQQKRRTIPPNRHGKTSQTRKGKKYLKPSKISKEMETDRELSKFINHCNEIKATTAASKEGGQLNILKPETNASTSAKTQEKS, encoded by the exons ATGACGCAGAAGGGAAGCCTGTTCAAGGGCCAGCAGAAGAGGAGAACCATCCCTCCCAATCGCCATGGAAAGACTTCTCAAACCCGTAAAG GGAAGAAGTACTTGAAGCCTTCCAAGATATCCAAGGAGATGGAAACTGACCGA GAACTGAGCAAGTTCATAAACCACTGCAACGAGATCAAGGCTACAACTGCTGCTAGCAAGGAGGGTGGTCAGCTTAACATTCTGAAACCCGAAACAAATGCGTCTACTTCTGCAAAGACGCAGGAAAAAAGCTAG